A genome region from Pseudanabaena sp. Chao 1811 includes the following:
- a CDS encoding DNA polymerase III subunit delta': MNALNSGLISPFDTVVGQSQAITLLKAAIKRDRIAPAYLFAGASGVGRSKTASAFAEILLGDRKSANRLSDRNHPDLLWVEPTYLDKGKMLTAKEAEAAGLKRRALPQIRIEQIREISEFVSRAPLECQRSVVIIEEAQSMAESAANSLLKTLEEPLYATIILIVPDAGSILPTLVSRCQRIPFTRLNQAQMQEVLIREGHTDIPPDVVALAQGSAGQAIDSFERFKSIPIELLNSVRQIPKDAKSAMAIAKQITKDLELDLQLWLIDYLQNYFWEQQKSKSVLQHLDKARELIARYVQPRLVWEVTLLQIAGKI; this comes from the coding sequence GTGAATGCTCTCAACTCAGGATTAATCTCACCCTTTGATACCGTCGTTGGGCAATCGCAAGCAATCACTTTATTAAAAGCTGCCATCAAACGCGATCGCATTGCCCCCGCTTATTTATTTGCAGGGGCGAGTGGGGTGGGGCGTAGTAAAACTGCATCAGCTTTTGCCGAAATTTTATTAGGCGATCGCAAATCGGCAAATCGACTGAGCGATCGGAACCATCCTGATTTACTGTGGGTCGAGCCGACCTATTTAGATAAGGGCAAAATGCTCACGGCGAAGGAGGCAGAGGCAGCAGGATTAAAGCGGCGTGCCTTGCCCCAGATTCGGATTGAGCAGATCAGAGAAATTAGTGAATTTGTCAGTCGCGCCCCCCTTGAGTGTCAGCGCTCAGTCGTAATTATCGAAGAAGCGCAGTCCATGGCAGAATCTGCGGCAAATAGTCTGCTCAAAACCCTTGAAGAACCCCTCTATGCCACGATTATCTTGATCGTGCCAGATGCTGGCTCGATTTTGCCGACCCTCGTTTCCCGTTGCCAACGCATTCCCTTTACTAGACTAAATCAAGCACAAATGCAGGAAGTACTCATCCGTGAAGGACATACGGATATTCCGCCCGATGTGGTTGCTCTAGCCCAAGGTTCGGCAGGACAAGCAATCGATTCTTTTGAGAGATTTAAAAGTATTCCCATCGAATTATTAAACTCAGTTCGCCAAATTCCTAAAGATGCCAAAAGTGCAATGGCGATCGCCAAACAAATCACCAAAGATTTAGAGTTGGATTTGCAGCTATGGCTAATTGATTATTTACAAAACTATTTTTGGGAACAACAAAAATCAAAATCAGTATTACAACACCTCGACAAAGCCAGAGAGTTAATTGCTCGATATGTCCAGCCTCGACTAGTCTGGGAAGTTACATTGCTCCAAATCGCAGGCAAGATATAG